One region of Estrella lausannensis genomic DNA includes:
- a CDS encoding FAD:protein FMN transferase: protein MYKSRLAALLLIGTTLFFFRFFLDRAPQEISLFHGVEMTIPYTIKIGHPLSESDKREVEGVIFSTFREIDNIHNKWNPASELSGLNRHSPGVPVEVSGELAYLLKKTEAVWLATEGKFDPTIEPLHRLWKINLEKGNKPPQSEIERVRQSVGWTHVTINGNFVLKEKEGIEIDLGGIAKGHLVDRMTDNLNGLGFKNIFVEWGGEIKATGVHPEGRPWRVFVSRLQDPNPDKALSFIEISDEALATSGDYLQQWLYRGESGEEETLCHIIDPTAAKPLSVTPQSICSCTVKMKSCAMADAVATAIMLAKNKEEAKQLTSRVASILGEGTFWIYSREDIEQGVVSRSD from the coding sequence ATGTATAAATCGCGCCTCGCGGCTCTCCTTTTGATTGGAACAACCCTATTTTTCTTCAGGTTCTTTCTTGATCGCGCACCTCAGGAGATCTCTCTATTCCACGGAGTGGAAATGACAATCCCCTACACGATCAAGATCGGGCATCCGCTTAGTGAGAGCGATAAAAGGGAGGTGGAGGGGGTTATCTTCTCCACTTTCCGCGAGATTGACAACATCCACAATAAATGGAACCCCGCCTCCGAGCTTTCGGGACTAAACCGCCACTCCCCGGGCGTGCCAGTGGAAGTTTCCGGTGAGCTGGCCTACCTCCTTAAAAAAACCGAAGCGGTATGGCTTGCCACCGAAGGTAAATTCGACCCCACCATCGAGCCTCTGCACCGCTTGTGGAAAATTAACCTGGAGAAGGGGAACAAACCTCCACAAAGCGAAATTGAACGGGTTAGACAAAGCGTTGGCTGGACTCATGTGACGATCAATGGCAATTTCGTTTTAAAGGAAAAAGAAGGAATTGAAATCGATCTGGGAGGCATTGCTAAAGGCCACCTCGTCGACCGTATGACCGACAACTTGAACGGACTGGGGTTCAAAAACATCTTTGTCGAATGGGGAGGCGAAATCAAGGCGACGGGTGTGCATCCTGAAGGACGCCCCTGGAGAGTTTTTGTCAGCCGCTTGCAGGATCCGAATCCAGACAAAGCCCTTAGCTTTATCGAAATTTCCGATGAGGCTCTGGCAACGTCCGGCGACTACCTGCAGCAGTGGCTGTACCGTGGAGAATCGGGAGAGGAAGAGACTCTCTGCCACATCATCGACCCTACTGCCGCAAAACCCTTATCCGTGACCCCGCAATCGATTTGCAGCTGTACTGTAAAGATGAAAAGCTGCGCTATGGCCGATGCCGTCGCGACAGCTATCATGCTGGCCAAGAATAAAGAAGAAGCCAAAC